A window from Thiosulfatimonas sediminis encodes these proteins:
- a CDS encoding ATP-binding protein, whose translation MMENGLLDFADDNQLAGFRLQRLEVYNWGTFDKKVWTLVLNGQNTLLTGDIGSGKSTLVDAVTTLLVPAHRIAYNKAAGAEAKERNLRSYVMGYYRSTRSENGAKQEALRDHNAYSVILGVFYNEGFDQWVTLAQVFWLKEGQNQPAKLYVTADRDLNIVEHFSDFGSDIRQLRKRLRELENTEVFDQYAPYAGAFRRRFGLHNDQALELFHQTVSMKQVGNLTDFVREHMLEQGEGQAQVEALIAHFDDLNRAHELVLKAKRQIESLAPMVEDGRNHQAVQMQIAEQEAAREALTGFFAMQKQVLLQKRQENLRNQLEKLKRQIDSLSEQKRLQQLQREELQQAIFGAGGDRLTKLTQQLAEAEREKSKCLQKDQTYQQLLASLSLAKVANEAEFLQRQDEISESLQVLRAEQGEVQNTQQELNFQARDQNEQLKALDQELSSLKQRQNNIDERQIQIRRSLCEALGAKESELPFIGELLQVREEEQVWEGPIERILHNFALSLLVPEPLYSKVSEWVERTRLQGRLVYYRVQEELKNPPGLMDSHPHSLVRKLEIKTDSEFYPWVLAQLIRRFDYACCEDLSTFRREKQAVTLKGQVKSGDQRHEKDDRRALNDRRFFVLGWSNQQKIASLEKQAEQLLSAIETLQTQVNTYQHRLEALNGQIESANKLSVYQDYADLDWQRWARQIDSWQAEKTELETTHDLLRSLQQQLESLQKVMQQTEDDLDETKREESRRSRDLEVCEEDLDVTLQSIESERKEGRLTESLQNLLQSWQQQWQLVLAVQVEHIDGKQTEMRLKVQETLDAARKRAERLRDKINKAISEFRHAYPEETAELSADLSGLNEYAQRLAQLQDDDLPRFEQKFKAQLNQNAINQMSHFKISLKKAQQEIRERIEKINLSLADIDYNSGRFIRLELMQNPDQEIKTFYQDLDACVEGSLTASEDSPYAEAKFLQVKALVDRFQGRDGLTELDKKWTRKVTDVRYFFQFSASERWREDESEFEHYSDSSGKSGGQKEKLAYTVLAASLAYQFGLE comes from the coding sequence ATGATGGAAAATGGTTTATTGGATTTTGCCGATGACAATCAGTTAGCGGGGTTTCGTTTGCAGCGGCTGGAGGTCTATAACTGGGGAACCTTCGATAAAAAGGTCTGGACCCTGGTGTTAAATGGACAAAATACCCTGCTCACTGGTGATATTGGCTCGGGTAAATCGACGTTAGTCGATGCGGTGACCACTCTATTGGTTCCCGCCCATCGCATTGCCTATAACAAAGCGGCAGGCGCTGAGGCGAAGGAGCGAAATTTGCGCTCTTATGTCATGGGCTACTACCGTTCGACGCGCTCCGAAAACGGTGCCAAGCAGGAGGCGTTGCGAGATCACAATGCCTATTCGGTGATTCTGGGCGTGTTTTATAACGAAGGGTTTGATCAATGGGTGACCCTTGCTCAGGTCTTTTGGTTGAAAGAGGGTCAAAATCAACCTGCCAAGCTCTATGTGACGGCGGATAGAGACTTGAATATTGTCGAGCATTTTTCTGATTTTGGCAGTGATATTCGTCAGCTGCGCAAGCGTTTGCGGGAGTTAGAAAACACCGAAGTTTTCGATCAGTATGCGCCTTACGCAGGCGCTTTTCGACGTCGTTTTGGCTTGCACAACGACCAAGCCTTGGAGCTGTTTCATCAAACTGTGTCGATGAAACAGGTCGGAAATTTGACCGATTTTGTGCGCGAACACATGCTGGAGCAAGGGGAGGGCCAGGCACAGGTTGAAGCGTTGATTGCCCATTTTGATGATCTGAATCGAGCGCATGAATTGGTGTTAAAAGCCAAGCGTCAAATCGAATCTTTAGCTCCGATGGTGGAAGACGGTCGAAACCATCAAGCCGTGCAAATGCAAATTGCCGAACAGGAAGCCGCACGCGAGGCTTTAACCGGCTTTTTTGCAATGCAAAAACAGGTTTTGTTGCAAAAGCGGCAAGAAAATTTACGTAATCAATTAGAAAAACTTAAGCGGCAAATAGATTCCTTAAGCGAACAGAAGCGTTTACAGCAATTGCAACGCGAGGAGTTACAGCAGGCGATTTTCGGTGCGGGCGGTGATCGCTTAACCAAACTGACGCAGCAGCTTGCCGAAGCGGAAAGAGAAAAGTCGAAGTGTTTGCAAAAAGATCAGACTTATCAGCAACTGCTTGCCAGTTTGTCTTTAGCCAAGGTGGCTAACGAAGCGGAGTTTTTGCAACGTCAGGACGAGATTTCAGAATCTTTGCAAGTTTTGCGCGCGGAGCAGGGCGAGGTTCAAAATACGCAGCAAGAATTGAACTTTCAAGCACGCGACCAGAATGAGCAGTTAAAAGCCTTAGATCAAGAGTTAAGCTCATTAAAGCAACGGCAAAACAATATCGACGAGCGTCAAATACAAATCCGCCGCAGTTTATGCGAAGCCCTAGGCGCTAAAGAAAGCGAGTTGCCGTTTATCGGTGAGTTATTGCAAGTGCGAGAAGAAGAGCAAGTTTGGGAAGGGCCGATTGAACGCATTTTGCACAATTTTGCATTATCTTTATTGGTACCTGAACCGCTTTATTCCAAGGTGTCGGAATGGGTGGAACGTACTCGCTTGCAAGGGCGTCTGGTTTATTATCGTGTGCAGGAAGAACTTAAAAATCCACCCGGCCTGATGGATTCTCATCCCCATTCTTTAGTGCGCAAATTGGAAATCAAAACCGACTCCGAATTTTACCCTTGGGTGTTGGCGCAGCTGATTCGTCGTTTCGATTACGCTTGTTGTGAAGATTTATCGACCTTTCGCCGTGAAAAGCAAGCGGTCACGCTGAAAGGACAGGTGAAGTCCGGCGATCAACGTCATGAAAAAGACGACCGCCGCGCACTGAACGACCGGCGTTTCTTTGTGCTCGGTTGGAGTAATCAGCAGAAAATAGCCTCATTGGAAAAACAGGCAGAACAATTGTTGAGTGCAATCGAAACATTGCAAACGCAAGTGAATACTTATCAGCATCGCTTGGAGGCCTTAAATGGACAAATAGAAAGCGCCAATAAACTGAGCGTTTATCAAGATTATGCCGATTTGGACTGGCAACGTTGGGCGCGGCAGATCGACTCTTGGCAAGCGGAAAAAACCGAGCTGGAAACCACCCATGATCTATTGCGCAGCTTGCAACAACAGCTGGAAAGTTTGCAGAAGGTGATGCAGCAAACAGAAGACGATTTGGATGAGACTAAGCGTGAGGAGAGTCGCCGCAGTCGTGATTTGGAGGTCTGCGAAGAAGATTTAGATGTGACATTGCAGAGCATCGAATCCGAGCGTAAAGAAGGGCGATTGACTGAGTCTTTGCAGAACTTATTGCAATCATGGCAGCAACAATGGCAGTTGGTTTTGGCGGTGCAGGTTGAGCATATTGACGGCAAACAGACTGAAATGCGTCTTAAGGTTCAGGAGACGCTGGATGCGGCACGAAAACGCGCTGAACGCCTGCGTGACAAAATCAATAAGGCCATTAGCGAGTTTCGCCATGCTTATCCAGAAGAAACTGCTGAGCTTAGCGCCGATTTAAGCGGATTGAATGAATATGCCCAGCGTCTTGCTCAGTTGCAGGATGACGATTTACCGCGCTTTGAGCAGAAATTCAAAGCGCAGCTCAATCAGAATGCGATTAATCAGATGTCGCATTTCAAAATTAGCTTGAAAAAAGCGCAGCAAGAGATTCGTGAGCGCATTGAAAAAATCAATTTGTCTTTGGCGGATATCGACTATAACTCGGGGCGTTTTATCCGTTTGGAGTTGATGCAAAATCCCGACCAAGAAATCAAAACCTTTTATCAGGATTTGGATGCTTGCGTTGAGGGGAGTTTAACGGCGAGCGAAGACTCGCCTTACGCCGAGGCCAAATTCTTGCAAGTCAAAGCTTTGGTGGATCGTTTTCAAGGGCGTGATGGTTTAACTGAACTGGATAAAAAGTGGACTCGAAAAGTGACCGATGTGCGTTATTTTTTCCAGTTTTCCGCCTCGGAACGCTGGCGTGAAGATGAGAGCGAATTTGAGCACTATTCCGACTCGTCAGGAAAATCCGGTGGGCAAAAGGAGAAACTGGCGTACACCGTTTTGGCAGCGAGTTTGGCGTATCAATTTGGTTTGGAGTGA
- a CDS encoding DUF3322 domain-containing protein, whose protein sequence is MISVAQLKADLLQKWPRLYLSCGLVDEAQRFPLRVTLKSPNNQTILDDWQSVKSWAASYAVLNPTDFKLEWQTRKTPLGKQELPVAAVFSTVIDLARFLKKHQELTTYCNACQALIQRFPALLSWCLKSTAKVLQEHAHWHKLIQVLQWLVEHPAPNCFVREIALSDIDSKFIEAHYTLLNEWLLLLRPPLDAQAKGFERRWGLKSKPERLRLRFLGMQSICGLKDLQVPFIELNRINWSALGVDRVFITENEINFLSFPSQENSVILFGQGYGFDAWRDQNWLKNLPIFYWGDIDTHGFAILNQLRVLFPRKRQFTHTLVF, encoded by the coding sequence ATGATCAGCGTAGCCCAGCTGAAAGCTGATTTGTTGCAGAAATGGCCTCGACTCTATTTGTCTTGCGGTTTGGTGGATGAGGCGCAAAGGTTTCCATTAAGGGTCACGCTCAAGTCGCCGAATAACCAAACGATACTGGATGATTGGCAAAGTGTTAAAAGCTGGGCAGCCAGTTATGCTGTCTTGAATCCGACGGATTTCAAGCTGGAATGGCAAACGCGGAAAACGCCCTTGGGAAAACAAGAACTTCCTGTAGCGGCGGTATTTTCAACCGTGATCGATTTAGCGCGTTTTTTAAAGAAACATCAGGAATTAACAACCTATTGCAATGCATGCCAAGCCTTAATTCAAAGATTTCCGGCCTTGCTCTCATGGTGTTTGAAGTCTACCGCAAAAGTATTGCAGGAGCATGCACATTGGCACAAATTGATTCAGGTGTTGCAGTGGTTGGTCGAGCACCCTGCGCCAAATTGTTTTGTGCGGGAAATTGCTTTGTCTGATATAGATTCTAAGTTTATCGAAGCGCATTATACTTTGTTAAATGAATGGTTATTGCTATTGCGTCCTCCTTTGGATGCTCAAGCGAAAGGCTTTGAGCGTAGATGGGGACTTAAATCCAAACCTGAACGGTTACGGCTGCGTTTTTTAGGCATGCAATCAATTTGTGGATTAAAAGATCTACAAGTCCCTTTTATCGAACTGAATCGTATTAATTGGTCTGCATTAGGCGTGGATCGTGTTTTTATCACCGAGAACGAAATCAATTTTCTAAGTTTTCCATCACAGGAAAACAGCGTGATACTCTTTGGGCAAGGTTATGGTTTTGATGCTTGGCGAGATCAAAACTGGTTAAAAAATCTCCCTATTTTCTATTGGGGAGACATTGATACCCATGGTTTTGCGATTCTCAATCAGTTAAGAGTTTTGTTTCCACGTAAGCGGCAATTTACCCACACCCTAGTTTTCTAG
- the tnpC gene encoding IS66 family transposase — protein MKTPLTAHDLPDDIDVLKALVLQKDQQIDTLSTEVSRLSELVMFFKVRQFYKSSEKHPDQAELFNEPEVEDNSSLRASSDESSSDSPKAKSNAGRKPLPKNLPRQRVEHCLPAGEKCDCGSEFKEIGEEVSEQLEIIPAKIIVRQLVRKKYACPGCEGSLKLASMPKQPIPKSIAGPGLLAYIATAKYQDGVPLYRQEKAFERLEVELSRQTMANWMIKGAQLCQPLYNLMQDSLLDSGYVHMDETRVQVLNEVGKTAESHSYMWVRKTGDQKHPVVLFDYSPDRTTQTAMNLLPEFKGFLQTDDYAGYHKIGATEQITHLGCWAHARRKFMDAKKVLPKNKTGKADMALNLIQKLYQIEQHIKDQPPNKRLEIRQTESLRVLEQLKTWLDKSLNSTVPKSKLGEALSYLAKNWEKLQIFTTNGRLNIDNNPVENAIRPFAIGRKNWLFSQSVKGAKASAMLYSLIETAKANGLEPQAYLTHLFRNLPNCDTLEQFEALLPWNHTAS, from the coding sequence ATGAAAACACCTCTGACTGCTCACGATTTACCCGATGATATCGATGTCTTAAAAGCCTTGGTTTTGCAAAAAGACCAGCAAATCGACACCTTATCAACGGAAGTCAGTCGTCTGTCTGAATTAGTCATGTTCTTTAAGGTTCGTCAATTCTATAAAAGCAGTGAAAAACACCCCGATCAAGCGGAACTGTTTAATGAACCCGAAGTCGAGGACAATTCGTCTTTGAGAGCGTCGAGTGATGAATCCTCGAGTGACTCACCCAAAGCAAAATCCAACGCCGGTCGTAAACCCTTACCAAAGAATCTTCCCCGTCAACGCGTTGAACATTGCTTACCGGCCGGTGAGAAATGTGACTGTGGCTCAGAGTTCAAAGAGATCGGTGAAGAAGTCTCTGAGCAATTAGAAATTATTCCTGCCAAAATCATTGTTCGTCAGTTAGTGCGTAAAAAATACGCCTGCCCAGGGTGTGAGGGTTCGCTTAAGTTAGCGTCCATGCCCAAACAGCCGATTCCCAAAAGCATCGCCGGTCCTGGGTTACTTGCCTACATTGCCACCGCGAAATACCAAGATGGCGTACCGCTGTATCGTCAAGAAAAAGCCTTTGAACGTTTAGAGGTCGAACTGTCTCGCCAAACGATGGCCAACTGGATGATTAAGGGTGCCCAACTCTGCCAGCCTCTGTACAACCTGATGCAAGATTCTCTGCTGGACAGTGGCTATGTGCACATGGATGAAACGCGTGTGCAAGTGCTCAATGAGGTGGGGAAAACCGCAGAGAGCCACAGTTACATGTGGGTACGCAAGACGGGCGATCAAAAACACCCAGTGGTGTTATTCGACTATTCACCGGATCGCACCACACAAACCGCCATGAATTTATTGCCTGAGTTTAAAGGCTTCCTACAAACCGATGACTATGCGGGTTATCACAAAATCGGTGCAACGGAACAGATTACCCATCTAGGTTGTTGGGCCCATGCCCGACGCAAGTTTATGGATGCCAAAAAAGTACTGCCTAAGAATAAAACCGGCAAGGCGGACATGGCACTCAATCTCATTCAAAAGCTCTATCAAATTGAACAACACATCAAAGACCAACCACCAAATAAACGACTCGAGATCCGGCAAACCGAAAGCCTGCGGGTTTTAGAACAGCTCAAAACGTGGTTGGATAAAAGCCTCAACAGCACCGTGCCCAAAAGCAAACTCGGTGAGGCCTTGAGCTATCTGGCAAAAAACTGGGAAAAGCTTCAAATCTTCACCACGAATGGGCGATTGAATATCGACAACAACCCGGTTGAGAATGCCATTCGTCCCTTCGCGATTGGACGCAAGAACTGGCTCTTTAGCCAATCGGTAAAAGGTGCCAAAGCCAGTGCGATGCTGTACAGCTTGATTGAAACCGCCAAAGCCAACGGACTCGAACCCCAAGCCTATCTCACTCATCTTTTCCGAAACCTCCCCAACTGCGACACCCTCGAGCAGTTCGAAGCACTTCTGCCGTGGAACCACACCGCATCCTAG
- the tnpB gene encoding IS66 family insertion sequence element accessory protein TnpB (TnpB, as the term is used for proteins encoded by IS66 family insertion elements, is considered an accessory protein, since TnpC, encoded by a neighboring gene, is a DDE family transposase.) encodes MLRPSLDSLVFVYRDPVDMRKSINGLAAIVEAELGHSPMNGALFVFCNRSRDKVKLLYWERNGFVLWYKRLEKHKFKWLAPVVDQEAVSVTGKQLNQLLDGLDIFQQPHESLFYDNVS; translated from the coding sequence ATGCTTAGACCAAGCCTTGATTCACTCGTCTTTGTCTATCGTGATCCGGTGGATATGCGTAAATCCATTAATGGACTGGCGGCCATTGTGGAAGCTGAGCTGGGACATTCTCCCATGAATGGTGCACTGTTTGTGTTTTGCAACCGTTCTCGCGACAAGGTCAAACTCCTCTACTGGGAGCGCAATGGCTTTGTGCTCTGGTACAAGCGATTAGAGAAACACAAGTTCAAATGGTTAGCGCCAGTCGTCGATCAAGAGGCGGTGTCGGTCACAGGCAAACAGCTCAATCAGTTACTCGATGGCTTGGATATTTTTCAACAACCGCATGAGTCACTTTTCTATGACAACGTGAGCTAA
- the tnpA gene encoding IS66 family insertion sequence element accessory protein TnpA — protein MSKHELWVQRIADWQASGLSQRAFCQQQGLAISTFYTWRRRLRNLSQAPIKESSAFLPMVIHDQPEPCSTSIAVKAKGLAFECSVVQLAQLITELNRHA, from the coding sequence ATGAGCAAACACGAACTTTGGGTGCAGCGCATTGCCGATTGGCAAGCCAGTGGCCTTTCACAACGGGCATTTTGCCAGCAGCAAGGCTTGGCGATTTCAACCTTTTATACTTGGCGACGTAGGCTTCGAAACTTAAGCCAAGCACCCATCAAAGAATCTTCTGCCTTTTTGCCGATGGTGATTCACGATCAGCCTGAACCGTGCTCAACCAGCATTGCAGTCAAGGCAAAAGGATTGGCATTTGAGTGTTCCGTGGTGCAACTAGCGCAATTGATCACCGAGTTGAATCGTCATGCTTAG
- a CDS encoding tyrosine-type recombinase/integrase has protein sequence MSTGEYKKCEYKVLNNTQVKNFKPQEKLYRKTDSHGLVLEIKPNGVKAWRYRCRIGGKATMLSLGDYPSVSLAEARRARDDLKIQIKSGIDPRIKSEPEIPEEATIKTFSDMYQEWYEHNFESWSEGYAKDLDERCQNHLLPFLQERKIAEISAMDMLEVFKRIEARGTLNMLKKVRGYASRVFRYSVGMGVCPFDPTRDLPPN, from the coding sequence ATGAGTACAGGTGAGTACAAAAAATGTGAGTACAAGGTGCTAAACAATACCCAGGTCAAAAATTTTAAACCTCAAGAAAAGCTTTACCGAAAAACTGATTCTCATGGGTTGGTTTTGGAAATTAAGCCTAATGGCGTAAAAGCTTGGCGCTATCGTTGCCGAATTGGTGGCAAGGCAACAATGCTGTCACTTGGTGATTATCCTTCCGTTTCACTTGCGGAGGCTCGTCGAGCCCGTGATGATTTAAAAATTCAGATTAAATCAGGAATCGATCCTAGAATTAAATCAGAACCTGAGATTCCTGAAGAAGCAACCATTAAAACCTTTTCTGATATGTATCAGGAGTGGTATGAGCATAACTTTGAGTCTTGGAGTGAAGGTTATGCCAAAGATTTAGATGAACGTTGCCAGAATCATCTTTTGCCTTTTCTGCAAGAACGTAAGATTGCAGAGATCTCAGCGATGGATATGCTTGAAGTGTTTAAACGTATTGAAGCGCGCGGTACTTTAAATATGCTTAAAAAAGTTCGGGGCTATGCGAGCAGGGTGTTCAGGTATTCGGTTGGAATGGGAGTCTGTCCATTTGATCCAACCCGTGATTTACCGCCTAATTGA
- the csrA gene encoding carbon storage regulator CsrA — MLVLTRREGEALVIDGDIKVTILSVKGSQVRIGIEAPQKVPIHREELLNGKKPNSDTSEKNAVASDQKTPLSSSEPT; from the coding sequence ATGCTGGTATTAACAAGACGGGAGGGTGAGGCACTAGTGATTGATGGCGACATCAAGGTGACAATTCTTTCTGTTAAAGGAAGTCAAGTTAGAATCGGGATTGAAGCGCCGCAAAAGGTTCCAATTCACCGAGAAGAGTTATTAAATGGTAAAAAGCCTAACTCTGACACGTCGGAAAAAAATGCAGTTGCGAGCGATCAAAAAACGCCACTCTCTAGTTCAGAACCTACCTAA
- the alaS gene encoding alanine--tRNA ligase, with the protein MTSAELRKAFVDFFVQHQHSAVHSSPVVPMNDPTLLFTNAGMVQFKDVFLGQDKRDYTRATSVQRCIRAGGKHNDLENVGYTARHHTFFEMLGNFSFGDYFKKEAIQFAWQFLTEELKLPPEKLWVTVFEEDKEAEMIWLQEMGVSAERFSRCGAKDNFWSMGDTGPCGPCTEIFYDHGADIAGGPPGSPDEDGDRYIEIWNLVFMQFDRSADGTLTPLPKPSVDTGMGLERLAAVMQGVHNNYEIDLFQALVKKASELTGERDLTNSSLRVISDHIRSCSFTIADGVLPSNEGRGYVLRRIIRRAIRHGYKLGQTQPFFYQLVDTLVEQMGAAYPELAKEQANVERVLKLEEERFAETLENGMKLLEEYIAGMSGTVIDGEMAFKLYDTYGFPIDLTADVARERNLTVDQAGFGVAMEAQRERARSASNFGASGNARIEFDGSTQFIGYQQDEADASIIAIFVDGKSVQSINEGDAAVILLNQTPFYAESGGQSGDCGSLTEGMHSFHVDDTQKQGSLFLHYGKATAGTVAVGQSVHAKIDVIKRRDCERNHSATHLLHAALRTVLGTHVGQKGSLVRFDRLRFDFSHFEPISNQQLREIERLVNLEIMNNTPVTISEMAIEDAKARGAMALFGEKYGDVVRVVDMGDFSVELCGGTHVKSVGDIGPFRLLSESGIASGVRRIEAITGEAAWQVIYDEEDALLNIADTVKSDKAQVINKVTQLVADYKALEKELKTLQAKLAASQGDDLASSAIKVGNVNVLAAIMEGADRTILRETVDKLKDKLDPAVILLAAVDGDNIALTAGVSKSVTGTYKAGELVNHVAQQVGGKGGGRPDMAQAGGNQPDNLEAALNSVKAWAESK; encoded by the coding sequence ATGACCAGTGCAGAACTCAGAAAAGCTTTTGTCGACTTTTTTGTGCAACACCAGCACAGCGCAGTGCATTCCAGCCCTGTTGTGCCAATGAATGACCCAACACTTTTATTTACAAATGCAGGAATGGTGCAGTTTAAAGATGTCTTTTTGGGACAGGATAAGCGCGATTATACGCGTGCAACTTCCGTGCAGCGTTGTATTCGTGCCGGCGGTAAACATAACGATTTGGAAAATGTTGGCTACACAGCGCGTCATCACACTTTCTTTGAAATGCTGGGTAATTTCAGTTTTGGCGATTATTTTAAGAAAGAGGCGATTCAATTTGCTTGGCAGTTTTTAACCGAAGAATTAAAGCTACCGCCTGAAAAACTGTGGGTAACGGTTTTTGAGGAAGACAAAGAAGCCGAGATGATTTGGCTTCAAGAAATGGGGGTGTCTGCGGAGCGTTTTTCACGTTGCGGCGCAAAAGACAATTTCTGGTCAATGGGGGATACCGGGCCTTGTGGACCTTGTACAGAAATTTTCTATGATCATGGCGCAGACATTGCCGGAGGCCCTCCAGGTTCGCCAGATGAGGACGGTGATCGTTATATCGAAATTTGGAACTTGGTATTCATGCAATTTGACCGTTCGGCAGACGGTACTTTAACGCCTTTACCAAAGCCTTCAGTGGATACTGGTATGGGCTTGGAGCGTTTGGCTGCGGTGATGCAGGGTGTTCATAACAACTATGAAATTGATCTGTTTCAGGCGTTGGTAAAAAAAGCATCAGAATTAACAGGTGAAAGAGATTTGACTAACAGCTCTCTGCGCGTTATCTCGGATCATATTCGCTCCTGTTCGTTCACCATTGCCGACGGCGTTTTGCCTTCCAATGAGGGGCGTGGTTATGTGTTGCGTCGTATCATTCGTCGCGCTATTCGACACGGTTACAAATTGGGACAAACTCAGCCGTTTTTCTATCAATTAGTCGATACCTTGGTTGAGCAGATGGGTGCAGCCTACCCAGAATTAGCCAAAGAACAGGCGAATGTTGAGCGTGTGCTAAAGCTTGAAGAAGAGCGCTTTGCCGAGACCTTAGAAAATGGTATGAAACTGTTGGAAGAGTATATTGCTGGCATGAGCGGTACGGTTATCGATGGTGAAATGGCCTTTAAGTTGTATGACACTTACGGCTTTCCTATCGATTTAACTGCGGATGTGGCACGTGAACGTAATTTAACGGTTGACCAAGCCGGTTTTGGTGTTGCGATGGAGGCACAGCGTGAACGTGCTCGTTCGGCTTCTAACTTCGGTGCTTCCGGGAATGCGCGTATCGAATTTGATGGTAGCACTCAGTTTATCGGTTATCAGCAAGACGAAGCGGATGCATCGATTATTGCAATATTTGTTGATGGCAAGTCGGTGCAGTCAATCAATGAGGGCGATGCAGCTGTCATTTTGTTGAATCAAACTCCATTTTATGCAGAGTCCGGTGGCCAGAGCGGGGATTGTGGTAGCTTGACTGAAGGAATGCACAGTTTTCATGTTGATGATACCCAGAAGCAGGGCAGCCTGTTTTTGCATTATGGTAAAGCGACCGCTGGAACCGTTGCTGTTGGACAGAGTGTCCACGCAAAAATTGATGTGATTAAGCGTCGTGATTGCGAGCGTAATCATTCGGCTACCCATTTGCTACATGCTGCTTTACGCACGGTTTTAGGCACACATGTCGGGCAGAAAGGGTCTTTGGTGCGGTTTGATCGCCTACGTTTTGACTTCTCGCATTTTGAGCCGATTTCTAACCAACAGCTGCGTGAAATCGAGCGTCTGGTCAATTTAGAAATTATGAATAATACGCCGGTTACCATTTCTGAGATGGCGATTGAAGACGCAAAAGCACGTGGAGCCATGGCTCTGTTCGGCGAAAAATATGGTGACGTAGTTCGCGTAGTGGATATGGGCGATTTCTCTGTCGAGTTATGTGGCGGAACCCACGTAAAGTCGGTTGGCGATATTGGGCCATTCCGTCTACTTTCCGAAAGTGGAATTGCCTCCGGTGTGCGTCGTATTGAAGCCATTACTGGTGAGGCTGCTTGGCAAGTAATTTATGACGAAGAGGATGCGCTGCTAAACATCGCTGATACGGTGAAAAGCGATAAAGCACAAGTGATCAATAAGGTGACACAATTGGTGGCTGATTATAAAGCGCTGGAAAAAGAGCTCAAAACGCTGCAAGCTAAGTTGGCCGCGTCTCAAGGAGATGATTTGGCGAGTTCGGCCATTAAAGTCGGTAACGTCAATGTTCTTGCGGCAATAATGGAGGGTGCTGACCGCACGATATTGCGCGAGACGGTCGATAAGTTGAAAGATAAGTTAGATCCAGCAGTGATTCTATTGGCTGCCGTAGATGGCGATAATATTGCGTTAACGGCGGGGGTTAGTAAGTCGGTAACGGGGACTTACAAGGCCGGTGAATTGGTTAATCACGTAGCGCAACAAGTTGGCGGTAAAGGCGGTGGTCGTCCTGATATGGCGCAGGCAGGCGGCAATCAACCAGATAATTTAGAGGCTGCTTTAAATTCGGTTAAAGCTTGGGCAGAGTCAAAATAA
- a CDS encoding regulatory protein RecX, with protein MKDATQFLQALGIATDSLEAAQGVKPSAERNAFLQQAWDEDFLQPFDPSAGQEAQLQQDMQNHALRLLGQREHGDKELLEKLRKKFSSQVEDLKKYGIDEAQFNEQLQSCLAHCQECNWQSDERYIEQLVSSLLAKGQGPMKIRQKAQQKSSRTELLNDYLDLDKDALLEQMRAVLDKKYGVKSGAKGAFLLPKDKAKQMRFLQSRGYSPELIWRLFR; from the coding sequence ATGAAAGACGCTACGCAGTTTTTGCAGGCGCTTGGCATTGCGACGGATTCTTTAGAAGCGGCGCAGGGTGTCAAACCGTCTGCAGAGCGTAATGCGTTTTTGCAGCAAGCTTGGGATGAAGATTTTTTGCAGCCTTTTGATCCTTCTGCGGGTCAAGAGGCTCAATTGCAACAGGATATGCAAAATCATGCGTTGCGTTTGCTTGGTCAGCGTGAGCATGGTGATAAAGAACTTTTAGAAAAACTGCGTAAAAAATTTAGTTCTCAAGTGGAAGACCTTAAGAAATATGGAATTGACGAGGCGCAGTTTAACGAACAGTTGCAGTCTTGCTTGGCGCACTGCCAAGAGTGTAATTGGCAGAGTGACGAACGTTATATAGAGCAGTTGGTGAGCAGTTTATTGGCGAAAGGCCAAGGCCCGATGAAGATTCGCCAAAAAGCGCAACAAAAATCGAGCCGTACCGAATTGCTTAACGATTATTTGGATTTGGATAAAGATGCTTTGCTTGAACAAATGCGCGCAGTGTTGGATAAAAAATACGGCGTAAAAAGTGGTGCTAAAGGCGCTTTTTTATTGCCTAAGGATAAGGCAAAACAGATGCGTTTTTTGCAAAGCCGCGGTTACAGTCCGGAGCTTATATGGCGGCTTTTTCGTTAA